The Haloplanus sp. CK5-1 genome segment AATCGATTCGATAGCTGTACGAAGATTCGAAGGTTGGACGCGAACGGATTAACGGGGCCGTCTCCATCCGCCATTTGCAATGGCAGAACGCAACGACCGACACGTCGAAGGCGGCGATTCTACAGCGGGGTGTCGCTGATCGTGCAACTTCCAGTCCCAAACAACAAACTCGTCGCCTTCGCGCTCGCAGGTGCCCTCCTCACGGCCACCGTCGCCGGCGGTCTCGCCATATCCGGTGGGGACCTCGCGCAGGCTGGCGAGCAAGCGGACTCCCCGAGTACGACCGCGTCGGACACACCACAGGTGGTCGCTGCCGATGCCCCGACGCCAAACCGGGACTTCACCCCAGCAGTTCGGACGCAGTCCGGCTACGAGGACGAGGAGTACGAAGACGGCGAGGAGTACGAAGAAGACGAGGAAGAGTGAGTGAGATGAGGGGATCGCTCGCCTCGGTCACCGAACGGTTCGGAGACGCCCACCGCGAGTTCGGGTGTTGTGATACGACGTTTCGGATCCAGGCGACGGGCATCCGGGCCGACGCTGCGGCGACTGCGGCTCGAGAAACAGCGGAGTCACTCGAAGCGCAACTGAACGCCTTCGATGAGGCCAGTGCCGCCAGCCGGCTCAACCGCGAAGGCGAGGTCGCGAACGAACACGTCGCCCGTATCGTCCGGCGTGGGCTCGAATACAACGACCGGACCGGAGGGGTGTTCGATATTCACCAGGGCCGCGTCGAACACGACCTCAAAACGTTCTCGCGTGGTGACAGTGAAACACCACCGACGGCGTTCGATACCGGAACCGTCCGAGTCAGCGGATCGCACGTCACAACCGACGTCGAACTCGACCTCAACGGTCTCGCGAAAGGGTACATCGTCGACCGGGCCAGCGAGGCAATCACCGGTCTCGGTCGGCGCGGGTTCGTCAGTGGGGGTGGAGATATGTCTCCACCGACGGGCCCGATCGCTATCGAGAGCCCGTACGGTGACGACACACCGCTGAAGATCCTAGACACGGACTGGTACGTCGCGACGTCCGGTGGATACCGACGCTCGCGAGACGGCACTGACCACGTCTACGATCCGACCACCGAGTCGCTCGGCTCCCGTCACGAGTCCGTCACCGTCGTGGCGCGCCGGGACTGTATGGAAGCCGACGCCTTGGCGACGACGCTTGCGGCGCTCCCACTTGTCGAGGCACGCGACGTAGCAGCGGAGTGGGAGAGACTGGAGGCACTCATCGTCCACGACGGCGTCTTTCATACGACGGAGGGGTTCGACACACATGTCTTGGACACGTGAGCAACGAATCACCGCCGTGGCCATCGTCGTCTTAGTGGTGGCCGTCCCTGCCCTCTGGCAGATCGGGGACGTGCGTGCCGCCCAGACGACCGAAGAGAAGCAAAGCGACCTCGTCGATCGGACCGTGTCGACGAGACAGGCACCAGCCGATTACGATGGGGACGGCATCAACGACTCCGCCGACGAGTGTCCGACACGACCGGAAACGACGAACGGATTCCAGGACTCGGATGGCTGTCCGGACGTCGTCGAAACGACGGGGGCATCGTAATGTCACGACTCGTCTGGCTCCTCGACCGCGGTGCTGCGCTCGTCACGTACCCCTCGCTGTATCTGGCGGTTCTCACGGGCATCCTCTACAGTACGGGGTCGTTCGGCATGCTCCACGAGGCCGTTCGACGCGTCCATATCGAACTATCCGTGTTCGCGACGGTCGTCACGCTGCTACACACGGGGCTCGGCGTCCTCGACGCATGGTTCGTCGTCACCGGACAGGTCCCAGCACCGGCGTACTCGACGCCGTACTTCCTCGGCGGCGTCGCCGTCGGCGCGGGCGCTCTGCTGATGCTCGTCGTCGCAGTGCTTGGCTTTACTGACGCGAAACGGTTCCAGCGGCCGTGGGGACCACGCGTCGTCCACTCGTTCGCGTACGCTGGCTTCGCGTTCGGGACGATCCACGCTGCAGCGATCGGCACCGACCTGACGGGGCTCGTCCGTCCCCTGCTGGGCCCCTCGGTGGCGTTTCTCGTGTACGTGCTCCTGTTGCGCCTGTTGGTGTTTCGTGAGATACCAGTAGGCGCGACAGCTATAGTAGCCTTTGTAAGTCATCACACACCTGATCGCATGACAGCGTTCGATCAGGTGTGCGGACAGTTACAAACGCTACTATAGCTAGTAACTGTCCCAGAGATCCAGGATACGGTCGACGATTTTGTCAGTGAACGAGCGCCGGTGAATCGTGTAGAGGTATTCGACCCGGTCGGGATCGCTGACCTCGTAGACGACACTCCGGCCGTCGCGCTCTTTCGTGACGAGGTCGGCCTCGGCGAGTTTCGAGAGGTGCCACGGAACGGTCGATTTGGCCTTGTCCAGACGGTCGCTTAGCTCGGCCGTCGAGAGCGGGCCGTCCGTGAGAAGGTGTGCGAGGATGCGGCGACTGTACTCCCGTCGCAGGGCGTTCATCACTGTCCGATCGGCTTCGTCGAACTCGGCAGCCGGATAGTACCGCGTGTACTTGCCGTCGTCCGAAACGTCGATCAAACCCTCGTCGCCGAGCCACCGGAGCTGATACTGGACCGTTCCCTGCGCGTACTCGAGATCGTCGAGGAGCGCACGAGAGTGGACTCCCGGCGTGTCGGCTATCTGTTGGTAGATCGTCCGTCGTGAGGCCAGTTCGAGATCACGATCCGACATTGCTCAGTCCCGCGTCAGAGCGACAAAAAACGCCAGGAGGCCAGCGAGAATCAGGATCGCGCTCCCGTGTTCGAGCAATTCGAGCGTTGCGTACGGGAAATACGGGAGCAACGGATACTCGAGAAACACGATGAGTCCGTAGACGGCGAACATCGCGTACCCCAGAGAGACGATTCGCATGCGAACATCACGTTCCCGTCGCCACGCCAAGAGGCTGAGGAGGCTGAGCCCTACGGCGAGGACGAAGATACCGAGACTGACGTACTGTTCGAGGAGTTGAGCGAGTGACATACGTTACTATCTGTACACACGACCGGTGCGACACACTCGGCGATCGGGACACCTCGATGGATGGCGGTGTACGGCAAAACGATTGCCGTCCAACCGTCGAATCCATCCCGTGTGTCGTGAAGTCCGTCGTAACGTCCGCAGTGGCCGGGAACACGGCCGCCGGAGGCCGAGTATCGCCGAACACGGGAGCGTGACCTCCCGGTCGCTGGGGACGGTGGAGAAAACTGCGGTCGTTTTCGTCGAGGCAGTCGGCTGCCCGAACGTGTCAGTCGACCCTATCTATATACGGGTCCGCCCCGTTCGCCGACACGTCTCCATGTCACTCGACGTCGCCGCCGCTATCGAAGACGGACTCGGTCGGCTCCCGACGCGCGTCGCCGCCCTCCTCGGCGTCGCCTACCTCGCCGTCGGCGTGAGTTCGACCGTCACCTCCCAGACCCTGGCGCTCGCGGTCACCGACGCCCTCCGGGCCGTCGCCCCCGCCGCATCCACGGCGGCCGTGGAGGGTGCCGGCGGCCCACTGGCGTTGGGGCTGGGGCTTCCGGTCGCTGCGGCGCTCTTTCTCGTCCAGATCGTCGCCGCACAGGCCGTCGGCGTCGTCGCCATCCGGACGTTCGTCGCCGACGCCCGGCGCTCCCTTCCGGCCGGCGTCACCCGCCGGTTCGCGTGGGTCGTCCTCAACGCCCTCGTGGCCGGCTTCGTCGTCAACGTCCTGATCGGTCTGGGAGTGATGCTGTTGATCGTCCCCGGCATCTACCTCGCGGTCGCGCTCTACTTCGTCCAGTTCGAGGTGATAGTCGAGGGGAAGAACGCCCTCGACGCGCTCCGCGACGGGTGGGCGCTGACCGCCGGCGACCGCCTGCGCGTGTTCCTGTTGCTGGTGGCCCTCGTCGCCGTCGGCCTCGCCAGCGCCGTCCCCGCGTTCGTCCTAGACCTCGCCGGCGTCCCGTCGCTCGTCTCCACCGGAATCACGGTCGTCCTCGGGGCGGCGATCAGCGTCTTCAGCGTGGCCGTCGGTGCCCGTGCGTACGTCCAACTGAAGCCCGACGGCTGGTCGTCCCCGGACGGAACACCGTCGCCGCTCGCCGACTGACCGCGAACGCGAGGTTTTTGTCGCCCGGTCGCTCACCCCCATCCGTGCGCATCGAGAACAGCTTCATCCCGGTCCGCGGCGTCGGCGAGACGACCGAGCGCCGCCTCTGGGAGGCCGGAATCACCCACTGGGAGGAGTTCGACGGCTCCGTCTCCGCCGTCGGTCCGACGACCGCCGACCGCATCCAGGAGTTCGTCGACGTGGCGACCGACCACCTCCGTCGGCAGGACGCCCGCTTTTTCGACGACTCCTTCCCCTCGGGCGAGCGCTGGCGACTCTACGAGAACTTCCGCGACGACGCGCTCTTCTTCGACATCGAGACCACCGGCCTCGATTCCGCCCGCCACGACGTGACGACGGTGAGCGTCCACCGCGGCGGCGACACCGAGACGCTGATCCGTAGTGACGACCTCGACGCTCGCCGACTCCGCGACCGCTTCGCGGACGCCCCCCTGATCGTCTCGTTCAACGGCGCGCGCTTCGACGTCCCCTTCCTCGAGGACGCCTTCGACCTCGAGGTGACCGCGCCCCACCTCGATCTGATGTACCCCTGCCGTCGCCTCGACCTGACCGGCGGTCTCAAGGCCATCGAGGAGGAGGTGGGGATCGGCCGCGACCGCCCCGACCTCGCCGGCGAGGACGCCGTCCGCCTCTGGCGCGAGTACGAACGCGGCGACGAGGCCGCACTCGACACGCTCGTCTCGTACAACCGCGAGGACACCGAGAACCTCCGGACCTTGGCTGACGTGGTCACCGACCGTCTCCACGAGGCGTGCTGTCCTCCCAACGCGACGTTTTAGGCAAACCTAAAAGCTCAAGTGGGCGGACTCACAGATGAGGGTATGGGAGAGTACACCTTCGACGACGTCGCCGTCGTCATGGGGACGTACAACGAGGAAGCAGCGATCGGGAGCGTGCTGGCCGACATCGAGCGCGTGACCGACGGGCGGGCCGAGATGGTCTGTGTCGACGGATCGGACGATCGAACGCCCGAGATCGCCCGCGGCATGGGTGCGCGCGTGATCGAACAGGAGCCACAGGGGTACGGCGTCGCAGTGCGCGAGGCAGTACTCGCGTCCGACCGTCCGGTGGTCGTCACGACCGACTGCGACGACACCTACCCGATGGAGCGTCTGCCCGACTTCCTCGACCGGATCAACGAGGGGTACGACGTCGTGAGCGGCGACCGCATCACGCCCGGTCCGGAGACGATGCCGCCACTCAACCGGCTGGGTAACCGACTCTTCGCGGCGCTGGCCAGCCTCCTGCTCGGCCGACGCCTCCACGACGTTACCACGGGCATGCGCGCCTACCGCCGTGACCTCCTCCACCGGATCGAATGGACCGAGAACACCGGTCTGTCGGCCGAACTTCTGATGCGGCCGGTCGCCCGCGACTACCGCGTCACCGAGACGACCATCGACTACGACGAGCGCGCCGGCGAGACGAAACTCGACCCCTTCCGGGGTGGGGCCGCCATCGCCAAGTCCATCCTCCGGGTCGGTATCGAGGAACGCCTCGGTCGGACCAACAGCGGGTCGGAGGCGACGACCGAGGGTGTCGAGGCGTCGCGGAGCGACTGACCGTTCTACCGCAGGATATCGCCGATCCGCCGCGGTTCGTTGCCGAGGGTCGGGTCCTCCTCGACCATCTGTAACACCTCGTGGTCGGTCACGTCGGGGTAGGACTTCTCTATCGCGTCCTCGATCAGGGCCTTCTCCAGTCTGAACTCCGTCCCCTCGTAGACGACGTCGACGCCGTCCTCGTCGAAAGCGAGCGTTGTCATGTGCGGTCGTTGTCGGTCGTCGGTGAAAACCCCTCCCTTCCGGCCGCCGTCGGACGGGCGTCTGACGGCCGTTTTAATAATAGCGGCGTCTACGAACGCGCGTGGCACTCGGGAGGGATCCGCTCGATTCGCTGCAGATCCCCGACGGGACGACCGTCGAGGAACACGACCTCGTGACCGACGGCGACGTGATCGTCGGCGGCCAGAGTACCGTCGAGTTCGGCGTCCGCGGGCGGAACGTCGTCGCGGGCGAGCGCGTCCGTTTCGGCGGCGACATCGAAGCCGAGAGCGATTGCCGGCTCGATGTGTGGTGTGACGTGGCCGGCAACGTCCTCGTCGGCGACGACGCCTACCTCGGCGAACGCGTCCACGTCGGCGGCCAGTTGATGGTCTCGGGCGATCTGGACATCGGCGACGACGTGGAGATCGACGAGGGGTTCGAGGCCAACGGCTGGATCGTGATTCGAAATCCGGTCCCGACGCTCGTGTTCTACTTCATCGTCCTCTCCCAACTCCTGCGGGTCGGCGAGACCGACGCCGCCGAGGGGATCGCCGAGGCACTCGGCGGCGACGCCCCGGACGATCCGCTGGTGATCCCCCGCGGGAGCGACGTCTCCGACGACTCGTGGCGCGTCTCGACGGCCGCGGAGGTGGGCGACGACTGCCGCCTCCACGGCAACATCCGCGCCGAGTCGATCGAGATGGGCGAAGACGACAACGTCTTCGGGAGTCTGCGCGCCCGTGGC includes the following:
- a CDS encoding FAD:protein FMN transferase; this translates as MRGSLASVTERFGDAHREFGCCDTTFRIQATGIRADAAATAARETAESLEAQLNAFDEASAASRLNREGEVANEHVARIVRRGLEYNDRTGGVFDIHQGRVEHDLKTFSRGDSETPPTAFDTGTVRVSGSHVTTDVELDLNGLAKGYIVDRASEAITGLGRRGFVSGGGDMSPPTGPIAIESPYGDDTPLKILDTDWYVATSGGYRRSRDGTDHVYDPTTESLGSRHESVTVVARRDCMEADALATTLAALPLVEARDVAAEWERLEALIVHDGVFHTTEGFDTHVLDT
- a CDS encoding thrombospondin type 3 repeat-containing protein, encoding MSWTREQRITAVAIVVLVVAVPALWQIGDVRAAQTTEEKQSDLVDRTVSTRQAPADYDGDGINDSADECPTRPETTNGFQDSDGCPDVVETTGAS
- a CDS encoding metalloregulator ArsR/SmtB family transcription factor, translated to MSDRDLELASRRTIYQQIADTPGVHSRALLDDLEYAQGTVQYQLRWLGDEGLIDVSDDGKYTRYYPAAEFDEADRTVMNALRREYSRRILAHLLTDGPLSTAELSDRLDKAKSTVPWHLSKLAEADLVTKERDGRSVVYEVSDPDRVEYLYTIHRRSFTDKIVDRILDLWDSY
- a CDS encoding ribonuclease H-like domain-containing protein; the protein is MRIENSFIPVRGVGETTERRLWEAGITHWEEFDGSVSAVGPTTADRIQEFVDVATDHLRRQDARFFDDSFPSGERWRLYENFRDDALFFDIETTGLDSARHDVTTVSVHRGGDTETLIRSDDLDARRLRDRFADAPLIVSFNGARFDVPFLEDAFDLEVTAPHLDLMYPCRRLDLTGGLKAIEEEVGIGRDRPDLAGEDAVRLWREYERGDEAALDTLVSYNREDTENLRTLADVVTDRLHEACCPPNATF
- a CDS encoding dolichyl-phosphate hexose transferase, which translates into the protein MGEYTFDDVAVVMGTYNEEAAIGSVLADIERVTDGRAEMVCVDGSDDRTPEIARGMGARVIEQEPQGYGVAVREAVLASDRPVVVTTDCDDTYPMERLPDFLDRINEGYDVVSGDRITPGPETMPPLNRLGNRLFAALASLLLGRRLHDVTTGMRAYRRDLLHRIEWTENTGLSAELLMRPVARDYRVTETTIDYDERAGETKLDPFRGGAAIAKSILRVGIEERLGRTNSGSEATTEGVEASRSD
- a CDS encoding DUF5800 family protein — its product is MTTLAFDEDGVDVVYEGTEFRLEKALIEDAIEKSYPDVTDHEVLQMVEEDPTLGNEPRRIGDILR
- a CDS encoding acyltransferase encodes the protein MALGRDPLDSLQIPDGTTVEEHDLVTDGDVIVGGQSTVEFGVRGRNVVAGERVRFGGDIEAESDCRLDVWCDVAGNVLVGDDAYLGERVHVGGQLMVSGDLDIGDDVEIDEGFEANGWIVIRNPVPTLVFYFIVLSQLLRVGETDAAEGIAEALGGDAPDDPLVIPRGSDVSDDSWRVSTAAEVGDDCRLHGNIRAESIEMGEDDNVFGSLRARGDVSVGAGTRIHGDVTTRGGTVRLDEGVRILGDVSCTDLDLHEDAVVDGSIRSRGEMRIRRPDAGREIE